The sequence below is a genomic window from Sneathiella marina.
CACGGCGCAAATCGCTTTCATCCACCACATCATCATGCAGGAGGGTTGCCGTATGTATAAACTCGACACAAGCTGCAAGCTTCTTGGCCCGATCCCCTTCATATCCGCACAGGTTGGCGGCACCCAGTGTCAGCACAGGGCGCAATCTCTTGCCGCCTGCCGCAATCAGGTGCTTGGCCAATGTCGGGATCAACTCAACCTCACTATGCATGCGGTTGAGGATAATCTGGTTGGTTTCTTCCAGATCCGCCTGCACCAGATCCATCAAGGGCTGCAAAGATGCTTTGCCTTGCTGATTTTTGCGCTCTTCTATATTGACAATAACCGCCACGTTCGCCTCGTTCCACTAGACATGCTTAGGACTTTGATTTGGGGTGAGCATAGCTTAAGATCAAGCCCGGTCAAGTAACAGCCAGCGGCAAGCGTCAATTTATGTCTGCCCGGATCAATGAGGAGGAGCACAGGCCCTGTGGAAGAGTTAATACGGAGCAATGATCCCGTGCTGATTTCCTATATTCTCGCAATATTGGCGGATGAGGAAATCGAGGCTGTGGTGCTTGATGAGCATACCTCCATTCTGGAAGGCAGTATTGGCGCAATCCAGAAACGGGTGATGGTTCTGTCAGAGAATATAACGCAGGCGAAGCGGGTTCTGAAAGACCTGGACCTGGCGGATGAAATTAGCGAAAAATGACCGGATTGCAGATAACAATTGACGGCTTTTTGGGTAATAAATTAAAGATAAAACAACCCCATAACGGCTTTCGCGCAGGATCTGACGCTGTTTTACTGGCCTCGGCGGTGGAGACGACCGGCGCGATTTCTGTTCTTGATGTGGGCTGCGGTGTCGGCACGGCGGGACTGTGCCTTCTGCACCGATTGCCCGAAGCTACCTTATGGGGGCTTGAGGTGCAGCCGGATCTTGCGGAACTGGGCCGGG
It includes:
- a CDS encoding DUF2007 domain-containing protein — translated: MEELIRSNDPVLISYILAILADEEIEAVVLDEHTSILEGSIGAIQKRVMVLSENITQAKRVLKDLDLADEISEK